From Cannabis sativa cultivar Pink pepper isolate KNU-18-1 chromosome 8, ASM2916894v1, whole genome shotgun sequence, a single genomic window includes:
- the LOC115701162 gene encoding proline dehydrogenase 2, mitochondrial isoform X2 — translation MASRVPRGNLLKSLRYFSRPLNSAASSSAFSAPGVPPLNFAEKSETSAVAVADEFQTGSPGVFDVYNTEKLFSSIPTTRLLRASANLHVAAIEPVVDLGMWVMKSKLMETELVKNIVMETIRHTFYEHFCAGEDTAAAGKTILKLREAGLRGMLVYALEYAADNESCDRNLDGFLQTVESTKSLPPSSASFIIVKITAICPMSVLERASDLLRWHHQDPSFELPWKLDSLPIFADNSPMYHTLKKPEPLTPEEERDLQLGYERLLKLCQSCAEANVPLSVDAEHTSVQPIIDYLTYAAAVEYNKNNSPIVYGTIQAYLKDAKDRLLLAANAAEDKGIQMGFKVVRGAYMSSETRIASSLGYESPIHNTIQDTHDCYNDCASFMLENIANGSGALVLASHNVESGRLAAVKAHDLGIGKVNHRLEFAQLYGMSESLSFGLRNAGFQVSKYMPFGPIDMVMPYLLRRAEENRGLLSASSLDRQLMREKNGVD, via the exons ATGGCAAGCCGTGTTCCCCGTGGAAATCTCCTGAAAAGCCTACGTTACTTCTCAAGGCCTCTAAACTCGGCGGCCTCTTCCTCGGCCTTCTCTGCTCCGGGCGTTCCGCCGCTCAATTTCGCTGAGAAATCTGAGACATCCGCCGTCGCCGTCGCCGACGAATTCCAAACTGGAAGCCCCGGTGTGTTCGACGTTTACAACACCGAGAAGCTTTTCTCTTCCATTCCCACGACGAGGCTGCTGAGAGCGTCGGCGAATCTCCACGTCGCGGCTATCGAGCCGGTGGTGGACTTGGGAATGTGGGTGATGAAATCGAAGCTTATGGAAACGGAGTTGGTTAAGAACATCGTTATGGAGACAATACGTCACACGTTTTACGAGCATTTTTGCGCCGGCGAAGACACCGCAGCCGCCGGCAAAACGATCTTGAAGCTTCGAGAAGCTGGTTTGAGAGGTATGCTTGTGTACGCGTTGGAGTACGCTGCGGATAACGAGTCATGCGATCGTAATCTTGATGGCTTTCTTCAAACCGTTGAATCAACCAAGTCTCTTCCTCCATCTTCT GCGAGTTTCATTATTGTTAAAATCACGGCAATTTGTCCCATGAGTGTGTTGGAACGAGCTAGTGACTTGCTTAGATGGCATCACCAAGACCCTTCATTTGAGCTCCCATGGAAGCTAGACAGCTTGCCTATTTTCGCAGACAATAGCCCAATGTACCATACCCTTAAAAAGCCAGAACCATTAACCCCAGAAGAAGAGAGAGACCTACAATTAGGCTACGAGAGACTCCTCAAATTGTGTCAATCATGTGCCGAGGCCAATGTGCCTCTCTCGGTCGATGCCGAGCACACTTCGGTTCAGCccatcattgattatttaacgTACGCTGCAGCGGTCGagtacaacaaaaataatagcCCTATTGTGTATGGAACCATCCAAGCTTATCTCAAGGACGCAAAAGATAGGTTGCTCCTGGCTGCAAATGCCGCCGAGGATAAGGGAATCCAAATGGGGTTCAAAGTTGTGAGAGGAGCTTATATGTCGAGTGAGACCAGAATTGCTTCTTCTTTAGGCTATGAATCTCCTATTCACAACACTATTCAGGACACTCATGACTGTTACAACGACTGTGCTTCTTTCATGCTCGAAAATATCGCTAATGGGTCCGGCGCTTTGGTGCTTGCCAGCCATAATGTTGAGtcag GGAGACTGGCCGCGGTTAAAGCCCATGATTTGGGGATTGGTAAAGTGAATCATAGGCTTGAATTTGCGCAGCTTTATGGGATGTCAGAGTCGTTGTCGTTTGGTTTACGAAACGCAGGGTTTCAAGTGAGCAAGTATATGCCGTTTGGGCCTATTGATATGGTGATGCCTTATCTCCTTCGTAG
- the LOC115701162 gene encoding proline dehydrogenase 2, mitochondrial isoform X3, producing MASRVPRGNLLKSLRYFSRPLNSAASSSAFSAPGVPPLNFAEKSETSAVAVADEFQTGSPGVFDVYNTEKLFSSIPTTRLLRASANLHVAAIEPVVDLGMWVMKSKLMETELVKNIVMETIRHTFYEHFCAGEDTAAAGKTILKLREAGLRGMLVYALEYAADNESCDRNLDGFLQTVESTKSLPPSSASFIIVKITAICPMSVLERASDLLRWHHQDPSFELPWKLDSLPIFADNSPMYHTLKKPEPLTPEEERDLQLGYERLLKLCQSCAEANVPLSVDAEHTSVQPIIDYLTYAAAVEYNKNNSPIVYGTIQAYLKDAKDRLLLAANAAEDKGIQMGFKVVRGAYMSSETRIASSLGYESPIHNTIQDTHDCYNDCASFMLENIANGSGALVLASHNVESGRLAAVKAHDLGIGKVNHRLEFAQLYGMSESLSFGLRNAGFQVSKYMPFGPIDMVMPYLLRRAEENRGLLSASSLDRQLMSH from the exons ATGGCAAGCCGTGTTCCCCGTGGAAATCTCCTGAAAAGCCTACGTTACTTCTCAAGGCCTCTAAACTCGGCGGCCTCTTCCTCGGCCTTCTCTGCTCCGGGCGTTCCGCCGCTCAATTTCGCTGAGAAATCTGAGACATCCGCCGTCGCCGTCGCCGACGAATTCCAAACTGGAAGCCCCGGTGTGTTCGACGTTTACAACACCGAGAAGCTTTTCTCTTCCATTCCCACGACGAGGCTGCTGAGAGCGTCGGCGAATCTCCACGTCGCGGCTATCGAGCCGGTGGTGGACTTGGGAATGTGGGTGATGAAATCGAAGCTTATGGAAACGGAGTTGGTTAAGAACATCGTTATGGAGACAATACGTCACACGTTTTACGAGCATTTTTGCGCCGGCGAAGACACCGCAGCCGCCGGCAAAACGATCTTGAAGCTTCGAGAAGCTGGTTTGAGAGGTATGCTTGTGTACGCGTTGGAGTACGCTGCGGATAACGAGTCATGCGATCGTAATCTTGATGGCTTTCTTCAAACCGTTGAATCAACCAAGTCTCTTCCTCCATCTTCT GCGAGTTTCATTATTGTTAAAATCACGGCAATTTGTCCCATGAGTGTGTTGGAACGAGCTAGTGACTTGCTTAGATGGCATCACCAAGACCCTTCATTTGAGCTCCCATGGAAGCTAGACAGCTTGCCTATTTTCGCAGACAATAGCCCAATGTACCATACCCTTAAAAAGCCAGAACCATTAACCCCAGAAGAAGAGAGAGACCTACAATTAGGCTACGAGAGACTCCTCAAATTGTGTCAATCATGTGCCGAGGCCAATGTGCCTCTCTCGGTCGATGCCGAGCACACTTCGGTTCAGCccatcattgattatttaacgTACGCTGCAGCGGTCGagtacaacaaaaataatagcCCTATTGTGTATGGAACCATCCAAGCTTATCTCAAGGACGCAAAAGATAGGTTGCTCCTGGCTGCAAATGCCGCCGAGGATAAGGGAATCCAAATGGGGTTCAAAGTTGTGAGAGGAGCTTATATGTCGAGTGAGACCAGAATTGCTTCTTCTTTAGGCTATGAATCTCCTATTCACAACACTATTCAGGACACTCATGACTGTTACAACGACTGTGCTTCTTTCATGCTCGAAAATATCGCTAATGGGTCCGGCGCTTTGGTGCTTGCCAGCCATAATGTTGAGtcag GGAGACTGGCCGCGGTTAAAGCCCATGATTTGGGGATTGGTAAAGTGAATCATAGGCTTGAATTTGCGCAGCTTTATGGGATGTCAGAGTCGTTGTCGTTTGGTTTACGAAACGCAGGGTTTCAAGTGAGCAAGTATATGCCGTTTGGGCCTATTGATATGGTGATGCCTTATCTCCTTCGTAG
- the LOC115701162 gene encoding proline dehydrogenase 2, mitochondrial isoform X1: protein MASRVPRGNLLKSLRYFSRPLNSAASSSAFSAPGVPPLNFAEKSETSAVAVADEFQTGSPGVFDVYNTEKLFSSIPTTRLLRASANLHVAAIEPVVDLGMWVMKSKLMETELVKNIVMETIRHTFYEHFCAGEDTAAAGKTILKLREAGLRGMLVYALEYAADNESCDRNLDGFLQTVESTKSLPPSSASFIIVKITAICPMSVLERASDLLRWHHQDPSFELPWKLDSLPIFADNSPMYHTLKKPEPLTPEEERDLQLGYERLLKLCQSCAEANVPLSVDAEHTSVQPIIDYLTYAAAVEYNKNNSPIVYGTIQAYLKDAKDRLLLAANAAEDKGIQMGFKVVRGAYMSSETRIASSLGYESPIHNTIQDTHDCYNDCASFMLENIANGSGALVLASHNVESGRLAAVKAHDLGIGKVNHRLEFAQLYGMSESLSFGLRNAGFQVSKYMPFGPIDMVMPYLLRRAEENRGLLSASSLDRQLMRTELKRRLKAAIVGA, encoded by the exons ATGGCAAGCCGTGTTCCCCGTGGAAATCTCCTGAAAAGCCTACGTTACTTCTCAAGGCCTCTAAACTCGGCGGCCTCTTCCTCGGCCTTCTCTGCTCCGGGCGTTCCGCCGCTCAATTTCGCTGAGAAATCTGAGACATCCGCCGTCGCCGTCGCCGACGAATTCCAAACTGGAAGCCCCGGTGTGTTCGACGTTTACAACACCGAGAAGCTTTTCTCTTCCATTCCCACGACGAGGCTGCTGAGAGCGTCGGCGAATCTCCACGTCGCGGCTATCGAGCCGGTGGTGGACTTGGGAATGTGGGTGATGAAATCGAAGCTTATGGAAACGGAGTTGGTTAAGAACATCGTTATGGAGACAATACGTCACACGTTTTACGAGCATTTTTGCGCCGGCGAAGACACCGCAGCCGCCGGCAAAACGATCTTGAAGCTTCGAGAAGCTGGTTTGAGAGGTATGCTTGTGTACGCGTTGGAGTACGCTGCGGATAACGAGTCATGCGATCGTAATCTTGATGGCTTTCTTCAAACCGTTGAATCAACCAAGTCTCTTCCTCCATCTTCT GCGAGTTTCATTATTGTTAAAATCACGGCAATTTGTCCCATGAGTGTGTTGGAACGAGCTAGTGACTTGCTTAGATGGCATCACCAAGACCCTTCATTTGAGCTCCCATGGAAGCTAGACAGCTTGCCTATTTTCGCAGACAATAGCCCAATGTACCATACCCTTAAAAAGCCAGAACCATTAACCCCAGAAGAAGAGAGAGACCTACAATTAGGCTACGAGAGACTCCTCAAATTGTGTCAATCATGTGCCGAGGCCAATGTGCCTCTCTCGGTCGATGCCGAGCACACTTCGGTTCAGCccatcattgattatttaacgTACGCTGCAGCGGTCGagtacaacaaaaataatagcCCTATTGTGTATGGAACCATCCAAGCTTATCTCAAGGACGCAAAAGATAGGTTGCTCCTGGCTGCAAATGCCGCCGAGGATAAGGGAATCCAAATGGGGTTCAAAGTTGTGAGAGGAGCTTATATGTCGAGTGAGACCAGAATTGCTTCTTCTTTAGGCTATGAATCTCCTATTCACAACACTATTCAGGACACTCATGACTGTTACAACGACTGTGCTTCTTTCATGCTCGAAAATATCGCTAATGGGTCCGGCGCTTTGGTGCTTGCCAGCCATAATGTTGAGtcag GGAGACTGGCCGCGGTTAAAGCCCATGATTTGGGGATTGGTAAAGTGAATCATAGGCTTGAATTTGCGCAGCTTTATGGGATGTCAGAGTCGTTGTCGTTTGGTTTACGAAACGCAGGGTTTCAAGTGAGCAAGTATATGCCGTTTGGGCCTATTGATATGGTGATGCCTTATCTCCTTCGTAG